AGATCCAGGCCTTTCGCGCCGCGCGGCCCGCGGCCGGCCTGGCGCGCACCCTGGGCCGCACCGTCATCACCACCTACGGCCGCGACTTCGCCACCGCCAACACCGAGTTCCACCGCAGCGGCAGCGACCGCGTGGGCCGCCAGAGCCAGACCTGGCTGCGCACGCCCGAAGGCTGGCGCGTGGTGGCCGCCCACGTGAGCCTGCTGGCCTGATTCCCCCGCCCCATCCACCCCCACCGGAGCCTTCGCCATGAGCCTTCTCCTGCCCAACCGCCGCGATTCGATCAAGACCCTGGCTGCGCTCGGCGCGGCCGCCGCCTCGCCCCTGGCCTTCGCGCAGAAGCCGATCACGGTCGGCGTGATCTACGTCGGCCCGCGCGACGACTATGGCTACAACCAGGCCCAGGCCGAGGCCGCGGCCCAGCTCAAGAAGATGCCCGGCGTGAAGGTGGTGGAGGAAGAGAACGTGCCCGAGACCGCCGCGGTGCAACGCACCATGACCGGCATGATCGCGCAGGACGGCGCGAGCCTGATCTTCCCGACCTCGTTCGGCTACTTCGACCCGCACATGCTGGCCGTGGCCGCCAAGTACCCCGACGTGCGCTTCGCCCACTGCGGCGGCATGTGGACCGAAGGCAAGCACCCCAAGAACACCGCGAGCTTCTTCGGCTACATCGACGAGTGCCAGTACCTCAACGGCGTGATCGCCGCGCACATGAGCAAGAGCGGCAAGCTCGGTTTCATCGCGGCCAAGCCGATCCCGCAGGTGCTGCGCAACATCAACGCCTTCACCATGGGCGCGCGCTCGGTCAAGCCCGGCATCACCACCAGCGTGATCTTCACCGGCGACTGGTCGATGCCGGTGAAAGAGGCCGAGGCCACGAACAGCCTCGCCGACCAGGGCGTGGACGTGTTCACCATGCACGTGGACGGCCCCAAGGTGATCGTGGAAACCGCGGCCAAGCGCGGCAAGATGGTCTGCGGCTACCACGCCAGCCAGGCCAAGCTCGCGCCGCAGGCCTACCTCACCGGCGCCGAGTGGAACTGGCTCACCGCGTACACCACCTTCATCGAGGCCGCGCGCAGCGGCAAGCCGCACCCCAACTTCGTGCGCGGCGGCCTCAAGGAAGGCTTCGTCAAACCCTCGGCCTATGGCCCCGCCGTGACCGACGCCGCGAAGAAGCAGGCCGACGGCATCAAGGCGCAGATGGTCGCGGGCAGCTTCGACATCTTCAAGGGCCCGCTCAAGGACAACAAGGGCGCGACCGCGATCCCCGCGGGCAAGGCCTTCAAGCAGACCGATCTCGAGCTCGAGAAGATGAACTACCTGGTCGAAGGCGTCATCGGCAGCGTCTGAGCAGGCCCACGCCATGCGCGACGCCCTCGCCGCCATCGCCCTGCCCACCGGCGCCATCGTGGCCGCGCTTGGCGTGTTCGGCCTCATCGTGTCCTTCGCGGGCGTGGACCCGGTGGCCGTGTGGGTGCTGCTGTTCAAGGGCGCGTTCGGCGACGCGTTCTCGTGGCAGAACACGCTGCAGCGCGCCGCGCCGCTGATGCTCACCGCGCTCTGCGTGGCCCTGCCCGCGCGCGCCGGTCTCACGGTGATCGGCGGCGAAGGCGCGCTGGTGCTGGGCGGCCTGGCCTGCGCGGCGCTCGCGCACGCGCTGCCGCTGCCCGCCAACGCCGTGGGCACGGTGCTGGTGTGCGCCGCGGGCGCGCTCGCGGGCGGCCTGTGGATCGCGCTCGCAGGCTGGCTGCGCCAGGTCCGCGGCATCAACGAGACCATCAGCAGCCTCTTGCTGGCCTACGTCGCCATCGGCCTGTTCAAGCACCTGGTGGAGGGGCCGCTGCGCGATCCCGCGAGCCTGAACAAGCCGTCCACGCCCGCGCTGGGCGAGGGCCTGCTGATCGGCACCATCGCGGGCTCGGACGTGCACTGGGGCCTGGTGGTGGGCACCCTGGCCTGCCTGCTGGCAGGCCTGTGGCTGCGCTTCACGCCCTCGGGCTTCTCGGTGTGCGTGGTGGGC
This is a stretch of genomic DNA from Hydrogenophaga crocea. It encodes these proteins:
- a CDS encoding ABC transporter permease, producing MRDALAAIALPTGAIVAALGVFGLIVSFAGVDPVAVWVLLFKGAFGDAFSWQNTLQRAAPLMLTALCVALPARAGLTVIGGEGALVLGGLACAALAHALPLPANAVGTVLVCAAGALAGGLWIALAGWLRQVRGINETISSLLLAYVAIGLFKHLVEGPLRDPASLNKPSTPALGEGLLIGTIAGSDVHWGLVVGTLACLLAGLWLRFTPSGFSVCVVGGNPRAAQLVGLPATRLIVLACALGGAAAGVAGAIEVAAVHTNANASLIAGYGYAGILVAFIARHQPLAIIPVAILFGGFGAAGSLLQRRLGLPDASVLLLQGIAFVLILASEALRERDWKPLLAALGRFGPSDPVPVVLGTPEAPKGEPR
- a CDS encoding BMP family ABC transporter substrate-binding protein is translated as MSLLLPNRRDSIKTLAALGAAAASPLAFAQKPITVGVIYVGPRDDYGYNQAQAEAAAQLKKMPGVKVVEEENVPETAAVQRTMTGMIAQDGASLIFPTSFGYFDPHMLAVAAKYPDVRFAHCGGMWTEGKHPKNTASFFGYIDECQYLNGVIAAHMSKSGKLGFIAAKPIPQVLRNINAFTMGARSVKPGITTSVIFTGDWSMPVKEAEATNSLADQGVDVFTMHVDGPKVIVETAAKRGKMVCGYHASQAKLAPQAYLTGAEWNWLTAYTTFIEAARSGKPHPNFVRGGLKEGFVKPSAYGPAVTDAAKKQADGIKAQMVAGSFDIFKGPLKDNKGATAIPAGKAFKQTDLELEKMNYLVEGVIGSV
- the hpxZ gene encoding oxalurate catabolism protein HpxZ encodes the protein MPINDPAVLAEVTAAFERYETALVTNDVAVLDELFWNSPHTLRYGATENLYGYAQIQAFRAARPAAGLARTLGRTVITTYGRDFATANTEFHRSGSDRVGRQSQTWLRTPEGWRVVAAHVSLLA